The region GAAAGGGTTTTTGATCCATTCTTTACTACAAAGAAGAGAGGGGAAGGGACCGGCCTCGGCCTGTCCATCTGCAGGAAGCTGATTGAGGAGGCTGACGGCTGGATACGGGCCGTGAAGGGAAAAGGCGGTGTCTTCGAGCTGTGGCTTCCAGCGGTGGCGGCGAGTGAGGACTAAGGAGAATACCCCCCGGAGGAGCGATCAATGAGCAGGAAGATTCTTATCGTGGATGATGAACCGGGCATGAGGAGCCTTCTAACGAAAGTGATGGAGAAGGTCGGACACTACGCGGCCGCCGTTCCCGGTGGCGATGAAGCGCTGGGTCTTATCGAGAGGGAGGAATGGCATCTCGTTATCGCCGACATTGATATGCCGGGAATGGACGGTATCGAGCTTTTAAAGAGGATACGCACCATGGACCGGGTCCTGCCGGTTATCATGATCACGGCCTACGCTACGGTGGAATCCGCCATAGAGGCCATGAAGCTGGGAGCTTTCGATTATATTACCAAACCGTTCCAGATGGATGAGTTGAAGATAGTGGTTGGAAAGGTCTTCGAGCATGAGCGGCTCGTAAGCGAGAGAAAAATGCTCCTCGACGAGATTCACGGACGATACGATCTGAAGGGCATCATCGGCGTGTCGCAGAGGATGCGCGATGTCATCGATCTGGCTCTGAGCGTTGCTCCCTCCATGGCAAGCGTCCTCATAGAGGGGGAGAGCGGGACGGGCAAGGAGCTTGTGGCCAGGGCCATTCACAGCCACAGCGGCCGAAAGGACCGCCCTTTCGTCGTAGTCAATTGCGGCGCCTTGGCCGACGGCGTTCTCGAGAGCGAACTGTTCGGCCATGAAAGGGGAGCTTTTTCCGGGGCCGTCGCGGCCAGGAAGGGGAGGTTCGAGCTTGCGGATGGCGGCACCCTTTTTATCGATGAGATCGGGGAACTGAACCCCTCGGCCCAGGTAAAGCTCCTGTGGTTCCTGCAGTCCCATGAGTTCGAGCGGGTCGGAGGAACGCGGGTCCTTCGAAGCGACGCCAGAATAGTCGCGGCTACCAACAGGAACCTGAGAGAAATGGTCAATGAAGGGGGATTCAGGGAGGATCTATTCTACCGCCTCAACGTGGTCCACATCAGGGTGCCGGCCCTCCGGGAACGACAGGAGGACGTGGAGTCGCTGGCCGAGCACTTTCTTAGAAAGTACAACTCCGAGATGAACAAAAGGCTTTCCGGGATCGCGCCGGAGGCTATTGTGGCTCTGAAGGCCTATGACTGGAAAGGCAACGTCAGGGAGCTGGAAAACGTCATGGAACGGGCCGTGGTCCTTTGCAAGGGGGACGCCGTTACCCTGCGGGACCTTCCGGAGGAGCTAAGGGGAGGAGGGGATGTTGAAAGCCTGCCCGGCGGCGGAAGAACCTTGACGCAGATAGTCGAGGCCATTGAAAGACAGATCCTTGTCAGAACCCTCGAGAAGAACGGGGGAAGCCAGACCAGGACGGCCCGTGAACTCGGCATTAAAAGGACGACCCTGCGCTATAAGATGGCCAAATACCGGATGGTGTGAGTCGGACGTTGAACGTAGAACCCTGGTCGTTGAACATTGAACGTTCTTTTTCCCGTTGGACCCCGGACTGTCCTGTTGGTACGGACCTTGCTGTTCAGTCACAGTGAGAAGGTGGTTGAAAAAACGGGAAAGTGAACGAGCCGGGGCGAATGACTGATTTGAAAACATATTTCCATCTCTTTACGCTGATTGGACTGGCGCTGATGAGCTCATCCTGTTCCAGCCCTTTTGAGACAGGTGTACTGGCTGCGATGCCCGTTAATGGAGAGCCATCGGTGTCTGACTGGTCGAGGGCCGTGCCCCTGGATTTCGTGGTCTGGATGGGAAACGTCCACGAGCCGCCCGATGTCGTCGCCCTGGACAGCGAGACCAGCCATCGGTCCACCGCCCAATGCCATCATGGGCCTTCTTCGTCCGAACCGGTGCCTGTCCGCCTCCAGGCCCTTTACTCGCCCTCGGAGATTTTCATCCTGGCCCAGTGGAGAGACCCTACCCTGGACGAAGGTGTAGGCAGCTGGGAAATGGGAGATGGCGGCTGGGCCGTCAACCCCGATGCGGATGACGGGATCGCCT is a window of Deltaproteobacteria bacterium DNA encoding:
- a CDS encoding sigma-54-dependent Fis family transcriptional regulator, with the protein product MSRKILIVDDEPGMRSLLTKVMEKVGHYAAAVPGGDEALGLIEREEWHLVIADIDMPGMDGIELLKRIRTMDRVLPVIMITAYATVESAIEAMKLGAFDYITKPFQMDELKIVVGKVFEHERLVSERKMLLDEIHGRYDLKGIIGVSQRMRDVIDLALSVAPSMASVLIEGESGTGKELVARAIHSHSGRKDRPFVVVNCGALADGVLESELFGHERGAFSGAVAARKGRFELADGGTLFIDEIGELNPSAQVKLLWFLQSHEFERVGGTRVLRSDARIVAATNRNLREMVNEGGFREDLFYRLNVVHIRVPALRERQEDVESLAEHFLRKYNSEMNKRLSGIAPEAIVALKAYDWKGNVRELENVMERAVVLCKGDAVTLRDLPEELRGGGDVESLPGGGRTLTQIVEAIERQILVRTLEKNGGSQTRTARELGIKRTTLRYKMAKYRMV